In Streptomyces sp. NBC_00414, a single window of DNA contains:
- a CDS encoding ATP-binding protein, which yields MDRTDTTAIASAGSPPGVTSLAPAPTASTATAPAGVTTAATARAYARSVVLEQWNDADRTATEAALIDLSLVVSELAANAIRHGGGLAGFEVTPTRRGVRLAVHDNSDVIPAVAFGPGYLPAKHHGNGYGWPVIIRLACEITIEPRPGGGKTVSVLVPLV from the coding sequence ATGGACCGAACCGACACGACCGCCATCGCTTCCGCAGGCAGTCCGCCCGGGGTGACCTCGTTGGCGCCGGCCCCGACCGCGAGCACGGCGACGGCGCCGGCCGGCGTCACCACCGCGGCGACGGCCCGTGCGTACGCCCGCAGTGTGGTGCTCGAACAGTGGAACGACGCCGACCGCACCGCGACGGAGGCGGCTCTCATCGATCTCTCGCTGGTCGTGTCGGAGCTGGCCGCGAACGCCATCCGGCACGGGGGCGGGCTGGCCGGATTCGAGGTGACACCCACGCGTCGGGGAGTGCGGCTGGCCGTGCACGACAACAGTGACGTCATCCCCGCCGTGGCCTTCGGCCCGGGATATCTGCCGGCGAAGCACCACGGCAACGGCTACGGCTGGCCGGTGATCATCCGGCTGGCGTGCGAGATCACCATCGAACCGCGTCCCGGCGGCGGCAAGACCGTCAGCGTGCTGGTGCCGCTCGTCTGA
- a CDS encoding ATP-binding protein: MATEPEPRWDDKLPSEEMYTRTTTFPGELPNVTGARLAAEEFLLVLTRTSPPAAPEHWDDILLVVTELAANVVQYAPGPFELRLRRTFDGVHVTMHDTSTTPPAPRPFHPGRGDGGVGWHLIHTLCDQVSVVVTDKGKDIHVFLPW; encoded by the coding sequence ATGGCGACCGAGCCCGAGCCGCGTTGGGACGACAAACTGCCTTCTGAGGAGATGTACACCAGAACGACCACCTTCCCCGGCGAGTTGCCCAATGTGACGGGTGCACGACTCGCCGCGGAGGAGTTCCTCCTTGTGCTCACGCGCACCTCACCACCGGCTGCCCCGGAGCACTGGGACGACATCCTGCTGGTCGTCACGGAGCTGGCGGCCAATGTGGTGCAGTACGCGCCGGGCCCGTTCGAACTGCGTCTGCGGCGTACGTTCGACGGCGTGCACGTGACCATGCACGACACCAGCACCACCCCGCCCGCGCCCCGCCCCTTCCATCCCGGCCGGGGTGACGGAGGCGTCGGGTGGCATCTGATCCACACGCTGTGTGACCAGGTGAGCGTGGTGGTGACCGACAAGGGCAAGGACATCCACGTGTTCCTGCCGTGGTGA
- a CDS encoding dolichyl-phosphate-mannose--protein mannosyltransferase, giving the protein MTSDTAAEAGVDADAHTKTESSPWAERLRRFGFVARPRTDTRDLLVPPFPEPGTRSGEALGLGPVAAHRLAKAMGWLGPLLVAALAGAIRFRQLGRPRRLVFDETYYAKDAWSLLRLGYEGTWPDRKVADPQIVADPQVIPLSDAGAFVAHPPMGKWVIALGEWMFGFNPFGWRFMVALLGTLSVLMLCRIGRRLFRSTALGCLAGLLMALDGLHFVMSRIALLDLVVMFFVLAAFGSLLVDRDKARARLAASLPVDEDGFAGPDRHTGEQAGMGVRPWRIAAGLFLGLAAASKWNGLYFLVFFLVMTVLWDVGSRRVAGADRPCSAVLRKDAGWSVLSIVPVAVATYLATWTGWFLTDRGYGRHWAEGRGGPWSWIPAALRSLWHYESGVYDFNVGLHSPHRYESNPWSWLVLGRPVAYSYETDFAQDGCRTASGCSQAILALGTPLLWWSACLALVYLLFRWAMRRDWRAGAVLCAVAAGYLPWFHYQDRTIFAFYAVAFVPYLCLAVAMAAGALLGPPGTRGRRRALGTVTAGALVLLIVWNFIYFFPIYTGATVPYADWRSRMWFDTWI; this is encoded by the coding sequence GTGACCAGTGACACCGCGGCGGAGGCGGGCGTCGACGCCGACGCCCACACGAAGACAGAGTCCAGTCCCTGGGCGGAGCGGTTGCGCCGGTTCGGGTTCGTGGCGCGCCCACGGACCGACACCCGGGATCTCCTGGTCCCGCCCTTCCCGGAACCGGGCACCCGCTCCGGGGAGGCCCTCGGTCTCGGCCCGGTGGCGGCACACCGGCTCGCGAAGGCGATGGGCTGGCTGGGCCCGCTCCTGGTGGCCGCCCTGGCCGGCGCGATCCGCTTCCGGCAACTGGGCCGGCCCCGGAGACTCGTGTTCGACGAGACCTACTACGCGAAGGACGCGTGGTCGCTGCTCCGGCTCGGTTACGAGGGCACCTGGCCGGACCGCAAGGTCGCCGACCCGCAGATCGTCGCGGACCCTCAGGTGATCCCGCTGTCCGACGCCGGGGCCTTCGTCGCGCATCCGCCGATGGGCAAGTGGGTGATCGCCCTCGGCGAGTGGATGTTCGGCTTCAACCCGTTCGGCTGGCGCTTCATGGTGGCGCTGCTCGGCACGCTGTCGGTGCTGATGCTGTGCCGGATCGGCCGCCGCCTGTTCCGTTCGACGGCACTGGGCTGTCTCGCCGGGCTGCTGATGGCCCTGGACGGACTGCACTTCGTGATGAGCCGCATCGCGCTGCTGGACCTCGTCGTCATGTTCTTCGTCCTGGCGGCGTTCGGGTCCCTGCTCGTCGACCGGGACAAGGCCAGGGCCCGTCTCGCGGCGAGTCTGCCCGTGGACGAGGACGGCTTCGCGGGCCCCGACCGGCACACGGGCGAGCAAGCGGGCATGGGCGTGCGGCCCTGGCGCATCGCGGCCGGTCTCTTCCTCGGCCTGGCGGCGGCCAGTAAGTGGAACGGCCTCTACTTCCTGGTGTTCTTCCTGGTCATGACCGTGCTGTGGGATGTCGGCTCGCGCCGCGTCGCCGGGGCCGACCGGCCGTGTTCGGCAGTCCTGCGCAAGGACGCGGGCTGGTCGGTGCTCTCCATCGTGCCGGTCGCCGTGGCCACCTATCTCGCCACCTGGACCGGCTGGTTCCTGACCGACCGGGGCTACGGACGGCACTGGGCGGAGGGCCGCGGAGGACCGTGGTCGTGGATCCCGGCCGCCCTGCGCAGCCTGTGGCACTACGAGAGCGGGGTCTACGACTTCAACGTAGGACTGCACTCACCGCACCGGTACGAGTCCAATCCCTGGAGCTGGCTGGTACTGGGACGTCCGGTGGCGTACTCCTACGAGACGGACTTCGCCCAGGACGGCTGCCGCACCGCCTCGGGCTGCTCACAGGCCATCCTCGCGCTGGGCACACCACTGCTGTGGTGGTCCGCGTGTCTCGCGCTGGTGTATCTGCTCTTCAGGTGGGCCATGCGCCGCGACTGGCGGGCGGGGGCCGTCCTGTGCGCGGTCGCCGCGGGCTACCTGCCGTGGTTCCACTACCAGGACCGTACGATCTTCGCCTTCTACGCGGTCGCCTTCGTGCCGTATCTGTGCCTGGCGGTCGCGATGGCGGCGGGCGCGCTGCTGGGCCCACCGGGGACGAGGGGGAGACGCCGGGCGCTGGGGACGGTCACCGCGGGCGCCCTGGTGCTGCTCATCGTCTGGAACTTCATCTACTTCTTCCCGATCTACACGGGCGCGACGGTCCCGTACGCCGACTGGCGCTCCAGGATGTGGTTCGACACCTGGATCTGA